A genome region from Chryseobacterium sp. G0186 includes the following:
- a CDS encoding SRPBCC domain-containing protein, with amino-acid sequence MESNIIFNKDFDSNSVYVMKIYDADVSTVWSYFTQSELLDQWWGPKPWKCETLNQDFKEGGVWLYSMVGPNGEKAYSQSKYGEIMEHRSLDWISAFCDEKGNVNEDFSGSKWLIGFTGVEEGTKITVNIHYQSQEVMKKMLDMGFEGGFTMGLNQLQEILDSLK; translated from the coding sequence ATGGAATCTAATATCATTTTCAACAAAGATTTTGACTCGAATAGCGTGTATGTAATGAAAATTTATGACGCTGATGTTTCAACAGTATGGAGCTATTTTACCCAATCGGAATTACTGGATCAATGGTGGGGACCCAAACCATGGAAATGTGAAACTTTAAATCAGGATTTTAAGGAAGGAGGTGTTTGGCTTTATTCAATGGTAGGCCCAAATGGAGAAAAGGCTTATTCCCAATCTAAATACGGAGAAATCATGGAACATCGAAGTCTGGATTGGATCAGTGCCTTTTGTGATGAAAAAGGAAATGTAAATGAAGATTTTTCTGGGTCAAAATGGCTGATTGGCTTTACAGGTGTAGAAGAGGGAACTAAAATAACAGTAAATATTCATTATCAATCTCAGGAAGTAATGAAGAAAATGCTGGACATGGGATTTGAAGGAGGTTTTACAATGGGACTTAATCAGCTGCAGGAAATTTTAGATTCTTTGAAATAA
- a CDS encoding S9 family peptidase: MKAPQAKKIEKIIETHGDRRIDHYFWLNERENPEVIQYLEEENAYEEFIMKDTEQLQEDLFEEMKARYKKDDESLPYFFNEYWYIVRYEEGKEYPIFCRKHKSLDNQEEIVLDVNILAEGEDFFEVGSVAVSPNNELASFSSDNVGRRIYTLNFKNLKTGEILQDKILNTTGKAVWANDNQHLFYIRKDKSLRAFQVYRHKLGTDSSEDILIFHEKDETFDVNVFKTKSLQYIFIASSSTISDEHHFIPSDNVFADWTVIQPRIDDLEYSVEHYEDEFYIITNADDATNFKIVKTKIDHCGMENWVDVIPHREEVLLEGFEIFRDYLVLEEREKGLLQIKIIDEKTQESYYLPFSDPTYTTYISINLEFDTEILRYGYTSLTQPSSTYEYNMKEKTTKLLKQQEVLGGTFIPENYISERIWADSRDGKTKVPISLVYHKDTKKSADTPLLLYGYGSYGHTVDASFSNVRLSILDRGFIYAIAHIRGGEYLGREWYEDGKMLFKKNTFFDFIDAGKHLIQENYTSSKHMYAMGGSAGGLLVGAVVNYEPQLFHGIVAQVPFVDVVSTMLDDTIPLTTGEYDEWGNPNDKEYYHYMKDYSPYDNVEAKDYPHMLITTGFHDSQVQYWEPAKWTAKLREMKTNNNILVFKTDMSSGHGGASGRFESLKEDALEYAFLLKIDKE; this comes from the coding sequence ATGAAAGCTCCACAGGCAAAAAAAATAGAAAAAATAATAGAAACTCACGGTGACAGAAGAATAGATCATTACTTCTGGCTTAATGAAAGGGAAAATCCCGAGGTCATCCAATATCTTGAAGAAGAAAACGCTTACGAAGAATTCATTATGAAAGACACAGAGCAGCTTCAGGAAGATCTTTTTGAGGAAATGAAAGCCCGTTATAAAAAAGATGATGAATCTCTGCCCTATTTCTTTAATGAATACTGGTACATTGTACGTTATGAAGAGGGTAAGGAATATCCAATCTTCTGCAGAAAACATAAAAGCCTGGACAATCAGGAAGAAATTGTACTTGATGTAAACATCTTGGCAGAGGGGGAAGACTTCTTTGAAGTTGGCAGCGTGGCTGTGAGTCCCAACAATGAATTAGCTTCTTTTTCTTCAGATAATGTGGGCCGAAGAATCTACACTTTAAATTTCAAGAATTTAAAAACGGGAGAAATTCTTCAGGACAAAATTCTGAACACGACAGGAAAAGCAGTTTGGGCCAATGACAACCAACACCTGTTTTACATCAGAAAAGATAAAAGCCTCCGTGCATTCCAGGTGTACAGACACAAGCTGGGTACAGACTCATCTGAGGACATCCTTATTTTCCATGAAAAAGATGAGACCTTTGATGTAAACGTCTTTAAGACAAAATCTTTACAATATATTTTCATTGCTAGCTCAAGCACGATTTCAGATGAGCATCACTTCATTCCTTCTGATAATGTTTTTGCAGACTGGACTGTAATTCAGCCAAGGATAGATGATCTTGAATATTCGGTAGAACACTACGAAGATGAGTTTTACATTATCACCAATGCTGATGATGCTACCAACTTTAAAATCGTCAAAACGAAGATTGATCATTGCGGTATGGAAAATTGGGTAGATGTTATTCCTCACCGTGAAGAAGTTCTATTGGAAGGCTTTGAGATCTTTAGGGATTATTTAGTTCTTGAGGAGAGAGAAAAAGGATTACTACAAATCAAGATCATTGATGAAAAGACACAGGAATCTTATTATTTACCTTTCTCTGATCCTACTTACACGACCTATATCAGCATCAATCTGGAATTTGATACCGAGATTTTACGCTATGGCTACACCTCGCTAACACAGCCAAGTTCCACTTATGAATATAACATGAAAGAAAAAACCACAAAACTTCTTAAGCAACAGGAGGTTTTGGGTGGAACATTCATTCCTGAAAACTATATATCAGAAAGAATATGGGCCGATTCCAGAGATGGAAAAACAAAAGTTCCGATTTCACTTGTTTACCATAAGGATACAAAAAAGTCTGCTGACACTCCTCTTCTTTTATATGGATATGGAAGTTACGGACATACTGTAGATGCCAGTTTCTCTAATGTAAGATTATCAATTCTGGATCGTGGATTTATCTATGCCATTGCTCACATCCGAGGTGGAGAATACCTGGGAAGAGAATGGTATGAAGACGGAAAAATGCTGTTCAAGAAAAATACATTCTTCGACTTCATTGATGCAGGAAAGCATTTAATACAGGAAAACTACACCTCTTCAAAGCATATGTATGCGATGGGCGGAAGTGCGGGAGGTCTTCTGGTAGGAGCTGTTGTCAATTATGAACCACAATTATTCCACGGTATTGTAGCGCAGGTTCCTTTTGTAGATGTTGTTTCTACCATGCTTGATGATACAATTCCTTTAACTACCGGGGAATACGACGAATGGGGGAATCCAAATGATAAAGAGTATTATCATTATATGAAAGATTATTCTCCTTATGATAATGTAGAAGCGAAAGACTATCCACACATGCTGATTACTACAGGATTCCATGATTCTCAGGTTCAATATTGGGAACCGGCCAAATGGACTGCCAAGCTGAGAGAGATGAAAACAAACAATAATATTTTAGTCTTTAAAACAGACATGAGCTCAGGACACGGAGGTGCAAGCGGAAGATTTGAATCATTGAAAGAAGATGCACTGGAGTATGCATTTCTACTGAAGATTGATAAAGAATAA
- a CDS encoding uroporphyrinogen-III synthase — MRIKSILVSQPAPSESSPYLDIAKKEKIKIDFRPFIHVEGVDNKELRTQKIDLTQYTGIIFTSKNAIDHYFRLAEELRFAVPDTMRYICQSEAIANYLQKHIVYRKRKISFGEKNFSDLLPLFKKFPTEKYLLPSSDVLSPDIVKTLDSANIEWTRAIMYRTVCSDLTDINIKDYDMLIFFSPQGIKSLQQNFPDFKQDETKIGVFGNTTLAAAEEAGLKVDLMAPTKETPSMTMALEKYIKALHK, encoded by the coding sequence ATGAGAATAAAGTCTATATTGGTTTCTCAACCAGCGCCTAGTGAGTCTTCTCCATATTTGGATATTGCGAAGAAGGAAAAAATAAAGATTGATTTCCGTCCATTTATCCATGTCGAAGGGGTTGACAATAAAGAGCTCAGAACACAGAAAATAGATCTGACGCAATATACTGGAATCATTTTTACCAGTAAAAATGCGATTGACCATTACTTTAGGCTAGCAGAAGAACTGCGTTTTGCAGTTCCGGATACAATGAGATACATCTGCCAGTCGGAAGCAATAGCCAACTATCTTCAAAAGCATATTGTGTACAGAAAAAGAAAGATCAGCTTTGGGGAGAAAAACTTCTCAGACCTGCTTCCTCTGTTTAAAAAGTTTCCAACTGAAAAATATTTGTTGCCATCTTCAGATGTTTTAAGCCCTGATATTGTAAAAACTTTGGATTCTGCAAATATAGAATGGACAAGAGCAATCATGTACCGTACTGTATGCAGTGATCTTACAGATATCAACATCAAGGATTATGATATGTTGATTTTCTTTAGCCCGCAAGGGATAAAGTCTCTGCAACAGAATTTCCCAGACTTTAAACAAGATGAAACAAAAATCGGAGTTTTTGGTAACACCACTTTAGCAGCTGCTGAAGAAGCGGGATTAAAAGTAGATCTAATGGCTCCTACAAAGGAAACACCATCCATGACAATGGCACTGGAAAAATATATTAAAGCTCTTCACAAGTAG
- a CDS encoding DUF4271 domain-containing protein translates to MMNIIERDASLKDFLLQKYFDASNNLPSWIITSCVITLTLSILLSQYIPIVPKYVADLQLFGYQLNKFGYTLLVVVFFYLTRSTLGYLFYQSIGDGKKWSIFYFTSTKFYFILSFLMIILCITHYYFPIDRNKIFLYYFFFFCFVFIFKVFFYLFHKNKILPEKWYYKFLYICTLQIAPLLLLWKLLFF, encoded by the coding sequence ATGATGAACATTATAGAAAGAGATGCAAGCCTTAAGGATTTTTTGCTTCAAAAATATTTTGATGCCAGTAATAATCTACCCAGCTGGATCATTACCTCGTGTGTTATTACTCTTACCTTATCTATATTGCTCTCCCAATATATTCCTATCGTCCCGAAATATGTTGCCGATCTCCAGCTTTTTGGATATCAGCTTAATAAATTTGGCTATACTCTTCTGGTAGTGGTCTTTTTTTATTTAACAAGATCAACATTGGGGTATTTATTTTACCAAAGTATAGGAGATGGAAAAAAATGGTCTATTTTTTATTTTACCTCCACAAAATTTTATTTTATTCTGTCTTTTCTCATGATAATTCTGTGTATTACCCATTATTACTTCCCGATCGACAGAAATAAAATCTTTTTATACTATTTCTTCTTCTTTTGTTTTGTATTCATTTTCAAAGTTTTTTTCTATTTATTTCACAAGAACAAGATTCTTCCGGAGAAATGGTATTATAAATTTTTGTATATTTGCACGCTCCAAATCGCACCATTATTATTGCTTTGGAAATTGTTATTTTTTTAA
- a CDS encoding polyprenol monophosphomannose synthase, which yields MKKLVIIPTYNEKENIENIISAVFALEDGFHVLVVDDSSPDGTAGIVKELQKKYPHYLHLSIRHIKDGLGKAYIHGFKWAIENKYDYIFEMDADFSHNPNDLPKLFEACLNAEMAIGSRYSKGVNVVNWPMGRVLLSYFASKYVRFILGLPIHDTTAGFVCFSRKVLEEIGLDNVRLKGYGFQIEMKFRAYKKGFRIVEVPIIFTNRILGESKMNGGIIHEAVFGVLNLKWKSIINRL from the coding sequence ATGAAAAAACTCGTCATTATCCCAACGTATAACGAAAAGGAAAATATTGAAAATATTATTTCCGCGGTTTTTGCATTGGAGGATGGCTTTCATGTTTTAGTAGTGGATGACTCTTCTCCAGATGGAACCGCAGGAATAGTGAAGGAACTGCAAAAAAAATATCCCCACTATCTTCACTTGTCAATAAGACACATTAAAGATGGTTTGGGAAAAGCATACATTCATGGGTTTAAATGGGCCATAGAAAATAAATATGACTATATCTTTGAAATGGATGCCGATTTTTCTCACAATCCGAATGATTTACCAAAACTTTTTGAAGCCTGTCTTAATGCAGAAATGGCCATAGGTTCCCGTTATTCAAAAGGGGTAAACGTAGTGAATTGGCCAATGGGAAGAGTGTTGCTTTCCTATTTCGCATCAAAATATGTAAGATTTATTTTAGGGCTTCCCATTCATGATACCACAGCAGGTTTTGTCTGCTTCTCACGAAAAGTTTTGGAAGAAATAGGATTAGATAATGTAAGACTGAAAGGATATGGATTTCAGATAGAAATGAAATTCAGAGCCTACAAAAAAGGATTCAGAATTGTAGAAGTTCCTATTATATTTACCAACAGAATTTTGGGCGAAAGCAAGATGAATGGAGGAATTATCCATGAAGCCGTCTTTGGGGTTTTAAACTTAAAATGGAAATCAATCATCAACAGGCTATGA
- a CDS encoding DUF4296 domain-containing protein: MEINHQQAMKKLIFIFVLLGLFSCSDYIDKPKNLVDKDVMAEIIADLTINDQAIFMYQDKNMEAGTRFVLKSHKVKPDDFNESFKYYVIKEEMEGIANDAQDILLKKDPKAEKYVKEKQKQGGGLMPFVK, encoded by the coding sequence ATGGAAATCAATCATCAACAGGCTATGAAAAAACTGATCTTTATTTTTGTTTTGCTGGGACTGTTTTCATGCAGTGATTATATCGATAAACCTAAAAATCTTGTTGATAAAGATGTGATGGCAGAAATTATCGCTGATCTTACAATCAATGATCAGGCAATCTTTATGTATCAGGATAAAAATATGGAAGCAGGGACAAGATTCGTTTTAAAATCCCACAAAGTGAAGCCTGATGACTTTAATGAAAGTTTTAAGTACTATGTCATTAAAGAAGAAATGGAGGGAATAGCGAATGATGCACAGGATATTTTGCTGAAGAAAGATCCCAAAGCTGAAAAATATGTGAAGGAAAAGCAAAAACAAGGAGGAGGGCTGATGCCTTTTGTAAAATAG
- the tgt gene encoding tRNA guanosine(34) transglycosylase Tgt encodes MKFFNIEKTSEGKARAGEITTDHGKIQTPIFMPVGTVASVKTVHQRELKEDIKAQIILGNTYHLYLRPGMETMQDAGGLHKFMNWDLPILTDSGGFQVFSLANNRKMTEEGARFKSHIDGSYHMFSPERSMEIQRQIGADIFMAFDECTPYPCEYNQAKSSMELTHRWLKRCIDWTNENPELYGYKQRLFPIVQGSTYSDLRKISAEVISEAGAEGNAIGGLSVGEPEEEMYRITDEVTDILPKEKPRYLMGVGTPWNILESIGLGIDMMDCVMPTRNARNAMLFTWQGVMNLKNEKWKRDFSPLDEFGTSFVDREYSKAYLRHLFVSKEYLAKQIASIHNLAFYLDLVKVAREHIVAGDFYEWKKSVVPVLRQRL; translated from the coding sequence ATGAAATTTTTTAATATAGAAAAAACCTCTGAAGGAAAAGCAAGGGCAGGGGAGATTACCACAGATCACGGAAAGATTCAAACGCCTATTTTTATGCCGGTAGGAACTGTAGCCAGCGTGAAAACAGTTCATCAGAGAGAATTAAAAGAAGACATTAAAGCCCAGATCATTTTGGGAAATACCTATCATCTTTACCTTCGTCCGGGAATGGAAACCATGCAGGATGCGGGAGGATTACACAAGTTCATGAACTGGGATCTTCCTATTCTTACAGATTCCGGAGGTTTCCAGGTGTTTTCATTGGCGAATAACAGAAAAATGACAGAAGAAGGGGCAAGGTTCAAGTCTCATATTGATGGAAGTTATCATATGTTTTCTCCCGAAAGATCTATGGAAATCCAAAGACAGATCGGAGCAGATATTTTTATGGCTTTTGACGAATGTACACCTTATCCTTGTGAATATAATCAGGCAAAATCATCAATGGAACTCACGCACCGTTGGCTGAAAAGATGTATTGACTGGACAAATGAGAACCCTGAACTGTATGGTTATAAACAAAGACTTTTCCCAATTGTACAAGGGTCTACCTATTCTGACCTGAGAAAAATTTCAGCAGAGGTAATTTCCGAAGCCGGAGCTGAAGGAAATGCCATAGGAGGACTTTCTGTAGGAGAACCGGAAGAAGAAATGTATAGAATTACAGATGAAGTAACAGATATTCTTCCAAAAGAAAAACCAAGATATCTAATGGGGGTAGGAACTCCGTGGAATATCCTGGAATCTATCGGATTAGGAATTGACATGATGGACTGTGTAATGCCTACAAGAAATGCAAGAAATGCTATGCTTTTCACGTGGCAAGGGGTAATGAATCTTAAAAATGAGAAATGGAAGCGTGATTTTTCGCCTCTTGACGAATTTGGAACCAGCTTTGTAGACAGAGAATATTCAAAAGCGTATCTTCGTCACTTATTTGTATCCAAGGAATATCTGGCAAAACAAATTGCTTCAATTCATAATCTTGCATTTTATCTTGATCTTGTTAAGGTAGCAAGAGAACATATTGTTGCGGGAGATTTCTATGAATGGAAAAAATCTGTAGTACCGGTTCTTAGACAAAGATTGTAA
- a CDS encoding LptF/LptG family permease, producing the protein MKIVDKYIIKKYLGTFSFMLVLLSIVVLVIDVQQKIPRIENAKALDPKLDLVYFLIHFYPFWIINLVVTFLSILVFITVIYFTSRMANNTEIVAIISSGASFHRFSKPYLYTSILIALVAMVVYHMVLPWANIKKNELEAYTYNAANKEKILGTAPASSQLSKTEYIFVDSWNKREKRGSSFIYQKFDKDRRMIYELKAGDVYWDNAKKQFVLNNYLEKTINKDNTEKLGNGIELRKNYGHSPEELFPNELLGQNKTTPELLKFIEREKARGNSNLNSYLNELHQRTSMPVSIIILTFLALSLSSQKKRGGLGVNLAIGISLAFLFVFSFEALKVVSENKSLSPALAMWLPNLVFLPLTLYLYIKRANQ; encoded by the coding sequence CTGAAAATTGTTGACAAATATATCATCAAAAAATACCTTGGAACTTTCAGTTTCATGCTGGTACTGTTGTCTATAGTGGTACTTGTCATCGATGTACAGCAAAAAATTCCAAGGATAGAAAATGCTAAGGCCCTTGATCCGAAACTGGATCTGGTGTATTTCCTGATTCATTTTTATCCTTTCTGGATCATCAACCTTGTGGTGACGTTTCTTTCCATTCTGGTATTTATTACCGTGATTTACTTCACCTCAAGAATGGCCAATAATACTGAAATTGTAGCCATTATCAGTAGTGGTGCAAGCTTTCATAGATTCTCAAAACCTTACCTTTATACCTCAATTCTGATTGCATTGGTTGCAATGGTAGTGTACCATATGGTGCTTCCATGGGCCAATATCAAAAAAAATGAATTGGAAGCCTACACCTATAATGCTGCCAATAAAGAAAAGATCCTGGGGACAGCGCCTGCGTCTTCACAGCTGAGCAAAACAGAATATATCTTTGTAGATTCTTGGAATAAAAGAGAAAAAAGAGGTTCAAGCTTTATCTACCAGAAGTTCGATAAAGACAGAAGAATGATTTATGAACTGAAGGCGGGTGATGTATATTGGGATAACGCCAAAAAACAGTTTGTTTTAAATAATTATCTTGAAAAAACCATCAATAAAGACAATACAGAGAAGCTGGGTAATGGAATAGAACTTAGAAAAAACTATGGACATTCACCGGAAGAGCTTTTCCCAAATGAGCTTTTAGGGCAGAATAAAACCACTCCGGAACTGTTGAAATTTATTGAAAGAGAAAAGGCAAGAGGAAACAGTAACCTGAACTCTTATCTGAATGAGCTTCATCAAAGGACTTCAATGCCTGTTTCTATCATTATTCTTACCTTTTTAGCCTTGTCTCTGTCTTCCCAAAAGAAGAGAGGAGGATTAGGGGTCAATCTTGCGATTGGAATTTCATTGGCCTTTCTCTTTGTATTTTCATTTGAAGCATTGAAAGTAGTGTCCGAGAATAAAAGCTTATCACCGGCTTTGGCAATGTGGTTGCCCAACCTGGTATTTCTTCCGCTTACCCTTTATCTTTATATCAAAAGAGCCAATCAGTAA
- a CDS encoding biotin--[acetyl-CoA-carboxylase] ligase has protein sequence MSQLFYLKECSSTNDEISKFLLYENSDFIGLHTFNQTKGRGQYGNVWTQTAEKNLAYTLAVNTQNILCSDFIFNYYTAIIVRDYLANLADYEVKIKWPNDIILKDKKIVGILIEKKKINQKNYFIIGTGINVLQEKFDAISNAGSLLTQTGKQFDLEELTLHLHEFLCEKLKNIPSDQEILDEFNKNLFRKDTISVFEIEKERQNGIIRNADDKGELWIELEDGMHSFYHKEVKLLY, from the coding sequence ATGAGCCAACTCTTCTACCTGAAAGAATGTTCTTCTACTAATGACGAAATATCAAAGTTTTTACTTTACGAAAATTCAGATTTTATTGGATTGCATACTTTCAATCAAACAAAGGGCCGTGGCCAGTATGGAAATGTATGGACTCAGACTGCCGAAAAAAACCTTGCTTATACGCTGGCAGTGAACACTCAAAACATTCTGTGCTCCGACTTTATATTCAATTATTATACCGCAATCATTGTCCGGGATTACCTTGCCAATTTGGCTGATTATGAGGTGAAAATTAAGTGGCCGAATGATATTATTCTTAAAGATAAAAAAATCGTTGGAATTCTGATTGAAAAGAAAAAAATTAATCAGAAGAATTATTTTATTATCGGAACAGGCATCAATGTTCTTCAGGAAAAATTTGATGCAATATCGAATGCCGGATCACTTCTAACGCAGACAGGCAAGCAATTTGATCTTGAAGAACTTACTTTACATCTTCATGAGTTTCTTTGCGAAAAACTAAAAAACATTCCCTCTGATCAGGAGATTTTAGATGAATTTAATAAGAACCTATTCAGAAAGGATACCATCTCCGTCTTTGAGATTGAAAAAGAACGACAAAATGGCATCATTCGAAATGCTGACGACAAAGGTGAACTTTGGATCGAACTGGAAGATGGAATGCATTCTTTCTATCACAAAGAAGTAAAACTTCTTTACTGA
- the rsfS gene encoding ribosome silencing factor, translating into MNKTAEKQALIDKIVEAIQDVKGEDIMIFDLSNIENSVAETFVICSGNSNTQVSALAGSVEKKVRNDLKDRPWHVEGTENSMWVLVDYVSVVVHIFQKEVREYYDIEELWGDAVITKIENE; encoded by the coding sequence ATGAACAAAACAGCAGAAAAACAAGCATTAATAGATAAAATCGTTGAAGCTATCCAGGATGTAAAAGGAGAAGATATCATGATCTTCGATCTTTCAAACATTGAAAACTCCGTAGCAGAGACGTTCGTAATATGTAGCGGTAACTCAAATACACAAGTGTCTGCATTGGCAGGAAGTGTAGAGAAAAAAGTGAGAAACGATCTGAAAGATAGACCTTGGCACGTAGAAGGAACAGAAAATTCAATGTGGGTATTGGTGGATTATGTTTCAGTAGTAGTTCATATATTCCAAAAAGAGGTACGTGAGTACTACGATATAGAAGAACTTTGGGGTGACGCTGTCATTACCAAAATTGAAAATGAATAA
- the ftsH gene encoding ATP-dependent zinc metalloprotease FtsH — MNNKGFNWFFPIAIIALLLFFGSNFLGGESAKTIDEDGFFREMQAGKVQNIIIYKDIEKADVFLTKEAKSAMVSKTAKENNPLSAFEMAPKADYSVKYGDLQLFLQKFEQIKATNPAIKTAKDYGTGKSPFADILVSALIWIAILGLFYFLLFRKMGGGGGPGGQIFSIGKSKAKLFDDKERIQVTFKDVAGLEGAKEEVQEVVDFLKNSEKYTKLGGKIPKGVLLVGPPGTGKTLLAKAVAGEAKVPFFSLSGSDFVEMFVGVGASRVRDLFAQAKAKSPAIIFIDEIDAIGRARGKNNFSGGNDERENTLNQLLTEMDGFGTDTNVIVMAATNRADILDKALMRAGRFDRSIYVDLPELHERRQILDVHLKKIKLDDSVDRDFLAKQTPGFSGADIANLCNEAALIAARNSHEFVVKQDFLDAVDRIIGGLEKKNKAIKPSEKRRIAFHEAGHATVSWLTEHASPLLKVTIVPRGRSLGAAWYLPEERQITTTEQLLDEMCSLLGGRAAEQVALGDYSTGAQNDLERAYKQANSMVTIYGLSDKVGHVSYYDSSGQSDYSFSKPYSEKTAEIIDDEIKRFVSEQYDRAIKILTENKDKLDALANKLLEKEVIFREDLEEIFGKRAWDPELTEKPVTNTIPEKEEIPVLETPQIKEKEEESEIQAPESPTQL; from the coding sequence ATGAATAATAAAGGATTCAACTGGTTCTTTCCAATTGCAATCATAGCTCTTTTGCTTTTCTTTGGTTCCAATTTTCTAGGAGGAGAAAGTGCAAAAACTATTGATGAAGATGGTTTCTTTAGAGAAATGCAGGCGGGGAAAGTCCAAAATATAATTATATACAAAGACATAGAAAAGGCTGATGTTTTCCTTACAAAAGAGGCAAAATCAGCAATGGTTTCCAAAACTGCCAAGGAAAATAACCCTCTTTCAGCATTTGAAATGGCTCCCAAAGCAGATTATTCTGTGAAATATGGAGACCTTCAGCTTTTCCTTCAAAAATTTGAACAGATTAAGGCTACCAATCCGGCTATTAAGACTGCTAAGGACTATGGAACAGGTAAAAGCCCGTTTGCGGATATCCTTGTGTCTGCACTGATTTGGATTGCAATTTTAGGATTGTTCTATTTCCTTCTTTTCAGAAAGATGGGAGGTGGTGGAGGTCCTGGTGGACAGATCTTCTCAATCGGAAAATCAAAGGCCAAGCTTTTTGATGATAAAGAGAGAATCCAGGTTACATTTAAGGATGTTGCAGGATTAGAGGGTGCTAAAGAAGAAGTTCAGGAAGTTGTAGACTTCTTGAAGAATTCTGAAAAATATACCAAACTGGGAGGTAAAATTCCTAAAGGTGTACTTTTAGTAGGGCCTCCGGGAACAGGTAAAACCTTATTGGCAAAAGCTGTTGCAGGAGAAGCTAAAGTTCCTTTCTTCTCCCTTTCAGGATCCGACTTTGTAGAAATGTTTGTTGGGGTAGGTGCTTCCAGAGTAAGAGACCTTTTTGCGCAGGCAAAAGCAAAATCTCCGGCCATTATCTTTATTGATGAAATTGATGCGATCGGACGTGCAAGAGGAAAAAATAATTTCTCCGGTGGAAACGACGAAAGAGAAAATACATTGAACCAGCTTCTTACTGAAATGGATGGTTTCGGAACAGATACGAACGTTATCGTAATGGCTGCAACCAACAGAGCGGATATATTAGATAAAGCTTTAATGAGAGCAGGTCGTTTTGACCGTTCAATCTATGTAGATCTTCCGGAATTGCATGAAAGAAGACAAATCCTTGATGTTCACTTAAAGAAAATCAAGCTTGATGATAGTGTAGACAGAGACTTTTTGGCAAAACAAACCCCTGGTTTCAGTGGTGCAGATATCGCTAATTTATGTAATGAAGCAGCACTTATTGCAGCAAGAAATAGCCACGAATTTGTTGTAAAACAAGATTTCCTTGATGCGGTAGACAGAATTATCGGAGGTCTTGAAAAGAAAAACAAAGCCATCAAGCCTTCTGAGAAGAGAAGAATTGCCTTTCACGAAGCAGGTCATGCTACAGTTTCATGGCTTACAGAGCATGCATCTCCACTGTTGAAAGTGACGATTGTACCAAGGGGGAGATCTCTAGGAGCAGCATGGTACTTGCCTGAAGAAAGACAGATTACAACCACTGAGCAGTTACTTGATGAAATGTGTTCACTTCTAGGAGGAAGAGCAGCAGAGCAGGTAGCATTGGGAGATTACTCAACAGGTGCGCAGAATGACTTGGAAAGGGCTTATAAGCAAGCCAACTCAATGGTTACGATATATGGATTAAGTGATAAAGTAGGACACGTTTCTTATTATGACAGTTCAGGTCAATCCGATTATTCATTCTCAAAACCGTATTCTGAAAAAACAGCAGAAATCATTGATGATGAAATCAAGAGATTTGTAAGTGAGCAATATGATAGAGCCATAAAAATTCTTACTGAAAACAAGGATAAACTTGATGCTTTAGCGAATAAGCTTTTAGAAAAAGAAGTGATCTTCCGTGAAGACCTTGAGGAGATTTTCGGAAAAAGAGCATGGGATCCTGAATTGACAGAGAAACCAGTTACTAATACGATTCCTGAAAAAGAGGAAATACCAGTATTAGAAACCCCTCAGATCAAAGAGAAAGAAGAAGAAAGCGAAATACAGGCTCCAGAAAGCCCAACACAGCTTTAA